One Salmo trutta chromosome 12, fSalTru1.1, whole genome shotgun sequence genomic region harbors:
- the LOC115204044 gene encoding pro-MCH 2: MRDSVLSVIFALALSLECYTPSMAIPMGKMEDTALEQDTLDSLLNEEVAEKKTDSVRSGSSKIIVLADSGLWKNLNRGLPLYKLKAAAAGLDRALTLDRKEADQDLSPSISIVRRDTMRCMVGRVYRPCWEV, encoded by the coding sequence ATGAGAGACTCGGTCCTCTCCGTCATCTTTGCCTTGGCACTTTCCTTGGAGTGCTACACACCATCCATGGCAATCCCCATGGGCAAGATGGAGGACACAGCCTTGGAGCAAGATACTCTAGACTCCCTACTGAACGAAGAGGTGGCCGAAAAAAAAACTGATTCAGTCAGAAGCGGGAGCTCCAAGATCATCGTGTTGGCAGACTCAGGCCTGTGGAAGAACCTGAACAGAGGACTTCCTCTCTACAAGCTGAAAGCTGCAGCTGCAGGGCTTGACAGAGCCCTGACCCTGGACCGCAAAGAGGCCGACCAGGACCTGAGCCCCAGCATCTCCATTGTCAGGAGGGACACCATGAGGTGCATGGTGGGAAGGGTGTACCGGCCTTGCTGGGAGGTGTAG